In Tenrec ecaudatus isolate mTenEca1 chromosome 4, mTenEca1.hap1, whole genome shotgun sequence, a single window of DNA contains:
- the KCTD21 gene encoding BTB/POZ domain-containing protein KCTD21, whose protein sequence is MSDPITLNVGGKLYTTSLATLTSFPDSMLGAMFSGKMPTKRDSQGNCFIDRDGKVFRYILNFLRTSHLDLPEDFQEMGLLRREADFYQVQPLIEALQEKEVELSTAEKNAMLNISLNRRVQIVHFTVREAPQIYSLSSSSMEVFNANIFSTSCLFLKLLGSKLFYCSNGNLSSITSHLQDPNHVTLDWVASVEGLPEEEYTRQNLKRLWVVPANKQINSFQVFVEEVLKIALSEGFCIDSSHPHALDFMNNKIIRLIRYR, encoded by the coding sequence ATgtctgaccccatcacgctgAACGTCGGAGGCAAGCTCTACACAACCTCCCTGGCCACCCTGACTAGCTTCCCCGACTCCATGCTGGGCGCCATGTTCAGCGGGAAGATGCCCACGAAGCGGGACAGCCAGGGCAACTGCTTCATCGACCGCGATGGCAAAGTGTTCCGCTATATCCTCAACTTCCTGCGGACCTCCCACCTGGACTTGCCGGAGGACTTCCAGGAGATGGGCCTGCTCCGCCGGGAGGCCGACTTCTACCAGGTGCAGCCCCTGATCGAGGCCCTGCAGGAGAAGGAGGTGGAGCTGTCCACGGCCGAGAAGAACGCCATGCTCAACATCTCGCTGAACAGGCGGGTCCAGATCGTCCACTTCACGGTGCGCGAGGCTCCGCAGATCTACAGCCTCTCCTCCTCCAGCATGGAGGTCTTCAACGCCAACATCTTCAGCACCTCCTGCCTCTTCCTCAAGCTCCTGGGCTCCAAGCTCTTCTACTGCTCCAACGGCAATCTCTCCTCCATCACGAGCCACCTGCAGGACCCCAACCACGTGACTCTGGACTGGGTGGCCAGCGTGGAGGGCCTGCCAGAAGAGGAGTACACCAGGCAGAACCTCAAGAGGCTATGGGTGGTGCCGGCCAACAAGCAGATCAACAGCTTCCAGGTCTTTGTGGAGGAGGTGCTGAAAATTGCTCTGAGCGAAGGCttctgcattgattcttctcaccCTCATGCTCTGGATTTTATGAACAACAAGATTATCCGGTTGATAAGGTACAGGTAA